CATCGTCCCGAGCGGCACGCCCGGCTTCACCGTCGAGGCGCCCTACGACAAGCTCGGGTGGAACATCTCCGACACCCACGGCCTGAGCTTCTCCGGCTGCCGCGTGCCCGCCGACAACCTGGTCGGTGGCGAGGGGCAGGGCTTCCGCCAGTTCCTCAAGACCCTCGACGACGGCCGCATCGCGATCTCCGCGCTCGCCACCGGCCTGACCCAGCGGATGCTCGAGCTGTCGACCGAGTACGCCAACACCCGCACCGCCTTCGGTCGCCCGATCGGTGCCAACCAGGGCGTCTCCTTCCAGGTGTCCGACCTCGCGGTCATGGCCGAGACCTCGCGCGTGCTCACCTACAAGGCCGCGTGGCTCAAGGACGAGGCCGACCGTGGCCGTCGCTCGGTCAAGGAGGTCGCCAAGGCCGCCTCGATCGCCAAGCTCTACACCTCCGAGGCCGCGGTGAGCGCGACCCGGATCGCGACCCAGATCTTCGGTGGCAACGGCTTCATGGAGGAGTACCCGGTCGCGCGCTTCTACCGCGACGCCAAGATCCTCGAGATCGGCGAGGGCACCTCCGAGGTCCAGCGCATGGTCATCGCCCGCCACCTCGGCCTCCCGGTCTGAGCGCCGGACCGAGCGAAGGAGCACCATGACCACTCACCCCCTGGACCCCAAGGTCGAGGACGTCCGCCGGCGACTGCGTGAGGCACACGCCGCCTCGGAGCGGCCCACCGACAAGGCCGCCGCCAAGCTGGAGTCGCAGAACAAGCTCTACGTCCGCGACCGCATCGCCCTGCTCATCGACGAGGGGACCTTCGTCGAGGACGGCCGCTACGCCAACTCGCTGTCCGCGGGGCTCCCTGCTGACGGTGTCGTCACCGGTCGCGCTCTCGTCGACGACCGGCCCGTGATCATCATCGCCAACGACCCGACCGTGAAGGCCGGCTCGTGGGGTGCGCGCACCGTCGAGAAGATCGTGCGCGCCACCGAGACGGCCCTGCGCGAGGAGCTGCCGGTCTTCTGGCTCGTCGACTCCGCCGGCGCGCGGATCACCGACCAGGTCGAGATGTTCCCGGGCCGCCGCGGCGCCGGGCACATCTTCCACAACCAGGTCGCGCTGTCGGGCAAGGTCCCGCAGATCTGCTGCCTCTTCGGCCCGAGCGCTGCCGGTGGGGCCTACATCCCCTCCTTCACCGACCTCGTCATCATGGTCGAGGGCAATGCGTCGATGTACCTCGGCAGTCCGCGGATGGCCGAGATGGTCGTCGGCGAGAAGGTGTCGCTCGACGAGATGGGCGGTGCCCGCATGCACTGCACCGTCAGTGGTGTCGGCGACGTCCTCGTCCAGGACGACACCGAGGCGATCGAGACGGCGCGGCTGTGGCTGAGCTACCTCCCGCTCAACTGGCGCAGTGCCCTCCCTTCGTACGCGCCGGAGGAGCCCTCCGCCCGGCTCACGGGCGCGACGATCCCCGAGCGTGAGTCGCAGCCCTTCGACGTCCACGAGGTCATCGACGGTCTCGTCGACGACGACTCCTTCTTCGAGGTCAAGGCGCTCTTCGCCCCCGAGCTGGTCGTCGGTCTCGGCCGGATGTCGGGGGAGACCGTCGGCATCGTCGCCAACAACTCGATGGCCAAGGGCGGCGTGCTCTTCACCGACAGCGCCGACAAGGCGGCCCGCTTCATCTGGCTGTGCGACGCCTACTCGATCCCGCTCATCTACCTGGCCGACGTGCCCGGCTTCATGATCGGCTCCGAGGTCGAGCGCGGCGGCATCATCCGCCACGGCGCCAAGATGGTCTCGGCCGTCGCGTCGGCGACCGTCCCGCAGTTCTGCGTCATCATCCGCAAGGCCTACGGCGCCGGGCTCTACGCGATGGGTGGCCCCGGCTTCGCGCCGGACGCGACGATCGCGCTGCCCACCGCCCGCATCGCGGTCATGGGGCCGGAGGCGGCGGTCAACGCCGTCTACGCCAACAAGATCGCGCAGGTCGAGGCCGACGAAGGGGAGGCCGCTCGCGACGCGTACATCGCCGCCCAGCGGGCCGAGTACGAGGAGGACGTCGACCTCGAGCGGCTAGCGGCCGACCTCGTCCTCGACCAGGTCATCGAGCCGGAGCAGCTGCGTGACGAGCTGCTCGCGCGACTGCGCCACGCGCGGGGTCGCGACCGCAGCTTCTCCGAGCGTCGCCGGGGGATCCCGCCGGTCTGACCGGGCCCGCGAGGTCCTCGAGTGACCCGACACCCTCCCTTCGCACGAGTTCGCACCTCCTGCGGAGGGAGGGTGTCGTCGTCGACGATCGTGGGACGGCTGTCACGGGGGGAGTGACCTGCCTCCCATCCGCTCGCGCTGCGAGCGTGGCGTTTCGTCGTTACCGTTTGGTAACCAACGTTCCCCTGACGAAGGATCCCCTGATGAAGCGCTTCACCGCTCCCTTCGCCGCCGCGGCCTGTGCGATCGGCCTCGTGGCCACCGCCGGCTCCGCCGGTGCCGCCACGAACGACCCCCTCCGCCCCGACCTGTGGGGCCTCGACCAGGTCCAGGCCGAGCAGGCGTGGGCGACGACCCGGGGCGAGGGTGCCGTCGTCGCCGTCGTCGACACCGGCGTCGACCTCACCCACCCCGACCTCGCCGGGCGTCTCGTGCCGGGCGCCGACTTCGTCTGCGGAGAGGGCGTCACGGGCTCCTGCGGTGACGGCAGCTGGAAGGGCCGGGACGGTGTCGGGCAGGACCCCGACGTCCACGGCACCCACGTGTCCGGCACGATCGCGGCCGTCGCCGACAACGGCATCGGTGTCGCCGGTGTCGCGCCGGACGCCAAGATCATGCCGATCAAGGTCCTCGAGGACGGCTCCGGCACGACCGAGGACATCGCCGAGGGGGTCCGCTACGCTGCCGACAACGGCGCCGATGTCGTCAACCTGAGCCTCGGCGGTCTGCCCGGTACCCAGCTGCTCACCATCCTCGGTGCCGACACGACGATGAAGGACGCGATCCAGTACGCCCGCGACAAGGGCACGCTGACCGTCGCGGCAGCAGGCAACTCATCGACCCTGTTGTGCAACGACCCCGCCTTCAGCAGCGACTCGATCTGCGTCGGCGCGACCGACCGCGACGAGATGAAGTCCTACTTCTCCGAGCTGCCGATCAAGCTCTCCGGCAAGGGCGTCGCCGCACCGGGCGGCTCCGGGCGTCTGCTCGGTGGCCCCTGCTCCGACGACATCATCTCGACCGTGCCGCAGGGCACCGGCACCGACGAGTGCGGTGAGGGCAAGGACTACGCAGCCTTCGCCGGCACGTCGATGGCCACCCCCCACGTCGCCGGTGTCGCTGCGCTCCTCTTCGCGCAGGGCCGCGACCTGGACGGCGTCGAGCAGGCGATCCTCACGACCTCGCGGCAGCCGCTGCTCGGTCTGCGCGGCAGCTTCAGCCCGCTCTACGGGCGCGGCATCGTCGATGCCGAGGCCGCGGTGGCCACGCCGGTCTCCTGACCCGAGGCGACGGACCACCAGTCGACCCCGAGGTCGCCGAGGAGACGTCGTAGCAGGGGCAGGCACAGCCCGACGACGGTGCTCGGGTGGCCCTCGATCGACTCGACGAAGGGGGCGCCCAGCCCGTCGAGCGTGAAGCCGCCGGCCACGTGCAGCGGCTCGCCCGTCGCGACATAGCCCTCGATCTCGGCGTCACTCAACGAGGCGAACCTGACGGTCGCACTCGCCGGACCCCCGGCGGTGCGGCCGTCACGCATGTCGATGAGGTGGTGGCCCGTGTGGAGGACCGCCGAGCGGCCCCGGACCTGCCGCCAGCGCTCGCGCGCCACGTCGGCGGTCCCCGGCTTGCCGTGGACCAGGCCGTCGACCTCGAGGACGGAGTCGCAGGCGAGGACGAAGGGGGGCGGTCCCTCGTGGGAGAGCGCGGCGACGGCCGCTCCCTTCGCCTCGGCCAGCAGCTGGGCGAGCCGGGAGGGCGACAACTGCGGATCCT
The genomic region above belongs to Janibacter limosus and contains:
- a CDS encoding acyl-CoA dehydrogenase family protein, producing MFELSQDHEDFRASVRDFAEKEVEPHVAQWDKDHHFPTEVVARMGDLGLFGLVVPEAWGGSAETVDGVVQSDFTALCVAIEELGRVDQSIGITLSAGVGLGINPILTYGTDEQRDTWLPDLVAGKALAGFGLTEPDAGSDAGGTRTTAKRDGDEWVIDGAKSFITNSGTDITSLVTVTARTGTSDDGRPQISAIIVPSGTPGFTVEAPYDKLGWNISDTHGLSFSGCRVPADNLVGGEGQGFRQFLKTLDDGRIAISALATGLTQRMLELSTEYANTRTAFGRPIGANQGVSFQVSDLAVMAETSRVLTYKAAWLKDEADRGRRSVKEVAKAASIAKLYTSEAAVSATRIATQIFGGNGFMEEYPVARFYRDAKILEIGEGTSEVQRMVIARHLGLPV
- a CDS encoding acyl-CoA carboxylase subunit beta translates to MTTHPLDPKVEDVRRRLREAHAASERPTDKAAAKLESQNKLYVRDRIALLIDEGTFVEDGRYANSLSAGLPADGVVTGRALVDDRPVIIIANDPTVKAGSWGARTVEKIVRATETALREELPVFWLVDSAGARITDQVEMFPGRRGAGHIFHNQVALSGKVPQICCLFGPSAAGGAYIPSFTDLVIMVEGNASMYLGSPRMAEMVVGEKVSLDEMGGARMHCTVSGVGDVLVQDDTEAIETARLWLSYLPLNWRSALPSYAPEEPSARLTGATIPERESQPFDVHEVIDGLVDDDSFFEVKALFAPELVVGLGRMSGETVGIVANNSMAKGGVLFTDSADKAARFIWLCDAYSIPLIYLADVPGFMIGSEVERGGIIRHGAKMVSAVASATVPQFCVIIRKAYGAGLYAMGGPGFAPDATIALPTARIAVMGPEAAVNAVYANKIAQVEADEGEAARDAYIAAQRAEYEEDVDLERLAADLVLDQVIEPEQLRDELLARLRHARGRDRSFSERRRGIPPV
- a CDS encoding S8 family peptidase encodes the protein MKRFTAPFAAAACAIGLVATAGSAGAATNDPLRPDLWGLDQVQAEQAWATTRGEGAVVAVVDTGVDLTHPDLAGRLVPGADFVCGEGVTGSCGDGSWKGRDGVGQDPDVHGTHVSGTIAAVADNGIGVAGVAPDAKIMPIKVLEDGSGTTEDIAEGVRYAADNGADVVNLSLGGLPGTQLLTILGADTTMKDAIQYARDKGTLTVAAAGNSSTLLCNDPAFSSDSICVGATDRDEMKSYFSELPIKLSGKGVAAPGGSGRLLGGPCSDDIISTVPQGTGTDECGEGKDYAAFAGTSMATPHVAGVAALLFAQGRDLDGVEQAILTTSRQPLLGLRGSFSPLYGRGIVDAEAAVATPVS
- a CDS encoding nucleoside triphosphate pyrophosphatase, with product MRSLVLASASSARLHLLRSSGIDPLVVVSAVDEDAVEAAAREQDPQLSPSRLAQLLAEAKGAAVAALSHEGPPPFVLACDSVLEVDGLVHGKPGTADVARERWRQVRGRSAVLHTGHHLIDMRDGRTAGGPASATVRFASLSDAEIEGYVATGEPLHVAGGFTLDGLGAPFVESIEGHPSTVVGLCLPLLRRLLGDLGVDWWSVASGQETGVATAASASTMPRP